A stretch of the Pseudomonas helvetica genome encodes the following:
- a CDS encoding MaoC family dehydratase: MTQVTNTPYEALEVGQTASYSKTVEERDIQLFAAMSGDHNPVHLDPEFAAASMFKERIAHGMFSGALISAAVACELPGPGTIYIGQQMSFQKPVKIGDTLTVRLEILEKLPKFRVRIATRVFNQRDELVVDGEAEILAPRKQQTVTLPTLPAISIG, from the coding sequence ATGACCCAGGTTACCAATACCCCGTACGAAGCCCTCGAAGTCGGCCAGACCGCCAGCTACAGCAAGACCGTCGAGGAGCGTGACATTCAGCTGTTCGCAGCGATGTCCGGAGACCACAACCCGGTGCACCTGGACCCCGAGTTTGCGGCAGCGAGCATGTTCAAGGAGCGCATCGCCCACGGCATGTTCAGCGGTGCGCTGATCAGCGCCGCCGTCGCCTGCGAGCTGCCTGGGCCGGGGACTATCTATATCGGTCAGCAAATGAGCTTTCAGAAGCCGGTAAAAATCGGCGACACCCTGACCGTACGCCTGGAAATCCTCGAAAAACTGCCGAAGTTCCGCGTGCGCATCGCCACTCGGGTATTCAACCAGCGCGATGAACTGGTCGTGGACGGCGAGGCCGAAATCCTCGCACCGCGCAAGCAACAGACCGTGACCTTGCCGACACTGCCCGCGATCAGCATTGGCTGA
- a CDS encoding PA2169 family four-helix-bundle protein, producing MTDINREVISVLNDLIEISKDGQEGFKTCAQDIKHPELKALFVKRAAECATAAAELQRTVRSMGGDPETRTRVGGDRHRRWVGVKSLVTGKSEDVVLNEAKRGEDHALKAYKAALEKINEDNLLGIRDLVERQYHGAQRNHDQVKALCYQARARS from the coding sequence ATGACTGACATCAATAGAGAAGTGATTTCAGTCCTGAACGACCTGATCGAGATCAGCAAGGACGGTCAGGAGGGTTTCAAGACCTGTGCCCAGGACATCAAGCATCCTGAACTCAAGGCGCTGTTTGTCAAACGCGCTGCCGAGTGCGCCACGGCCGCTGCCGAACTTCAACGTACCGTGCGTTCGATGGGTGGCGATCCCGAGACCAGGACTCGTGTCGGCGGTGATAGGCATCGTCGTTGGGTCGGCGTCAAATCATTGGTCACTGGAAAGAGTGAAGACGTGGTGCTCAACGAAGCCAAGCGTGGTGAGGACCACGCCCTGAAGGCTTACAAAGCAGCGCTCGAGAAGATCAACGAAGACAATCTGCTGGGGATTCGTGATCTGGTCGAACGTCAGTATCACGGGGCGCAACGCAACCACGATCAGGTCAAAGCCTTGTGTTATCAGGCTCGTGCCCGGTCGTAA